In Equus quagga isolate Etosha38 chromosome 14, UCLA_HA_Equagga_1.0, whole genome shotgun sequence, one DNA window encodes the following:
- the KEAP1 gene encoding kelch-like ECH-associated protein 1, protein MFASTECKAEVTPSQHGNRTFSYTLEDHTKQAFGIMNELRLSQQLCDVTLQVKYEDVPAAQFMAHKVVLASSSPVFKAMFTNGLREQGMEVVSIEGIHPTVMERLIEFAYTASISMGEKCVLHVMNGAVMYQIDSVVRACSDFLVQQLDPSNAIGIANFAEQIGCAELHQRAREYIYMHFGEVAKQEEFFNLSHCQLVTLISRDDLNVRCESEVFHACIDWVKYDCAQRRFYVQALLRAVRCHALPPRFLQLQLQKCEILRADARCQDYLAQVFQELTLHKPAPALPCRAPKVGRLIYTAGGYYRQSLSYLEAYNPSDGTWLRLADLQVPRSGLAGCVVGGLLYAVGGRNNSPDGNTDSSALDCYNPMTNQWSPCAPMSVPRNRIGVGVIDGHIYAIGGSHGCIHHNSAERYEPERDEWHLVAPMLTRRIGVGVAVHNRLLYAVGGFDGTNRLNSAECYYPERNEWRMITPMNTIRSGAGVCVLHNCIYAAGGYNGQDQLNSVERYDVETEVWTFVAPMKHRRSALGITVHQGRIYVLGGYDGHTFLDSVECYDPDADAWSEVTRMTSGRSGVGVAVTMEPCRKQIDQQNCTC, encoded by the exons ATGTTCGCGTCCACCGAGTGCAAGGCGGAGGTGACGCCCTCGCAGCACGGCAACCGCACGTTCAGCTACACGCTGGAGGACCACACCAAGCAGGCGTTCGGCATCATGAACGAGCTGCGCCTCAGCCAGCAGCTGTGCGACGTCACGCTGCAGGTGAAGTACGAGGACGTGCCGGCCGCCCAGTTCATGGCCCACAAGGTGGTgctggcctcctccagccccgTCTTCAAGGCCATGTTCACCAACGGGCTGCGCGAGCAGGGCATGGAGGTGGTGTCCATCGAGGGCATCCACCCCACGGTCATGGAGCGCCTCATCGAGTTCGCCTACACTGCCTCCATCTCCATGGGCGAGAAGTGCGTGCTGCACGTGATGAACGGCGCCGTCATGTACCAGATCGACAGCGTCGTGCGCGCCTGCAGCGACTTCCTGGTGCAGCAGCTGGACCCCAGCAACGCCATCGGCATCGCCAACTTCGCCGAGCAGATCGGCTGCGCGGAGCTGCACCAGCGCGCGCGCGAGTATATCTACATGCACTTTGGGGAG GTGGCCAAGCAGGAGGAGTTCTTCAACCTGTCGCACTGCCAGCTGGTGACGCTCATCAGCCGGGACGACCTGAACGTGCGCTGCGAGTCCGAGGTCTTCCACGCCTGCATCGACTGGGTCAAGTACGACTGCGCGCAGCGGCGCTTCTACGTGCAGGCGCTGCTGCGGGCCGTGCGCTGCCACGCGCTGCCGCCGCGCTTCCTGCAGCTGCAGCTGCAGAAGTGCGAGATCCTGCGCGCCGACGCGCGCTGCCAGGACTACCTGGCGCAGGTGTTCCAGGAGCTCACGCTGCACAAGCCCGCGCCCGCGCTGCCCTGCCGCGCGCCCAAGGTCGGCCGCCTCATCTACACGGCCGGCGGCTACTACCGCCAGTCGCTCAGCTACCTGGAGGCCTACAACCCGAGCGACGGCACGTGGCTGCGCCTGGCCGACCTGCAGGTGCCGCGCAGCGGGCTGGCGGGCTGCGTGGTGGGCGGGCTGCTGTACGCCGTGGGCGGCCGCAACAACTCCCCCGACGGCAACACCGACTCGAGCGCGCTGGACTGCTACAACCCCATGACCAACCAGTGGTCGCCGTGCGCGCCCATGAGCGTGCCGCGCAACCGCATCGGGGTGGGCGTCATCGACGGGCACATCTACGCCATCGGGGGCTCACACGGCTGCATCCACCACAACAGCGCCGAGAG GTATGAGCCAGAGCGGGACGAGTGGCACTTGGTGGCCCCGATGCTGACGAGGAGGATTGGGGTGGGCGTGGCCGTCCACAACCGGCTGCTCTACGCCGTCGGGGGCTTCGACGGCACGAACCGCCTCAACTCGGCCGAGTGTTACTACCCGGAGAGGAACGAGTGGCGAATGATCACACCCATGAACACCATCCGGAgcggggcag GAGTCTGCGTCCTGCACAACTGTATCTATGCGGCGGGGGGCTACAACGGCCAGGACCAGCTGAACAGCGTGGAGCGCTACGACGTGGAGACGGAGGTGTGGACGTTCGTGGCCCCCATGAAACACCGGCGCAGCGCCCTGGGCATCACCGTGCACCAAGGCAGGATCTACGTCCTCG gCGGCTACGACGGCCACACGTTCCTGGACAGCGTGGAGTGTTACGACCCGGACGCAGACGCCTGGAGCGAGGTGACCCGCATGACGTCGGGCCGCAGTGGGGTGGGCGTCGCGGTGACCATGGAGCCGTGCCGGAAGCAGATCGACCAGCAGAACTGTACCTGTTGA